The proteins below come from a single Streptomyces sp. SCSIO 75703 genomic window:
- a CDS encoding efflux RND transporter permease subunit encodes MSWLSRFSLAQRALIGLMSIIALVFGAIAIPQLKQQLLPTIELPMVSVVAPYQGASPDVVEKQVVEPIENSLQAVDGISGVTSKASEGSAVIMASFDYGNGTQQLVADVQQAVNRARAMLPAGVDPQVVSGSTDDIPTVVLAVTSDKDQQALADQLDKAVVPELKGIDGVAQAVIDGVRDVQITVTPDPAKLAKAKLAPQAIGQALQAGGATVPAGSFDEAGANRTVQVGGGFTSLEQIRDLRVAGQGGGKPVRLGDVAEVEQQEARADSLTRTNGRPSLAVALTMDHDGSAVSISRAVEDMLPELRESLGSGATLTVVSDQGPAVSKAIEGLTTEGALGLVFAVLVILVFLASVRSTLVTAVSIPLSVVLALIVLWTRDLSLNMLTLGALTIAVGRVVDDSIVVLENIKRHLGYGEERREAILKAVREVAGAVTSSTLTTVAVFLPIGLVGGMVGELFGSFSLTVTAALLASLLVSLTVIPVLSYWFVRPPKGTPEDAAEARRVAEEKEARSRLQRLYIPVLRFATRRRLTSLGIAVAVLLATFGMAPLLKTNFFDPGEQKVLSIKQVLKPGTSLAATDEQAAKVERLLSETKGVKDHQVTIGSSGFMAAFGGGTDSNQASHQVMLEDSASSEKVRTALEEGLARLDGIGTTTVSTGDGFGSQDLSVVVKASDAKVLREATERVRETVAGLDDVTDVTSDLAQSVPRISVTANERAAEAGFTEQTLGAAVAQAVRGTPVAKAVVDDAERDVVIRSAQSARTLAELKALPLGPVKLGDIATVELVDGPVSMTRIDGQRAATVTARPTGDNTGAVSATLQTEIAGLKLPAGATAEIGGVSADQDEAFASLFLAMLAAVAIVFMLLVGTFRSLAQPLILLVSIPFAATGALGLLLVTGTPMGVPAMIGMLMLIGIVVTNAIVLIDLINQYRARGHGIVEAVIEGGRHRLRPILMTALATIFALLPMALGVTGEGGFIAQPLAVVVIGGLITSTLLTLLLVPTLYAMLELGKERRAKKRAARRGEVPPQPEPTQEPEPAQV; translated from the coding sequence ATGTCCTGGCTGTCGAGATTCAGCCTCGCGCAACGGGCCCTGATAGGGCTGATGTCGATCATCGCGCTCGTCTTCGGGGCGATCGCGATCCCCCAGCTCAAGCAGCAACTGCTGCCCACCATCGAACTGCCCATGGTGTCCGTGGTGGCGCCGTACCAGGGCGCGTCGCCGGACGTGGTCGAGAAGCAGGTCGTCGAACCGATCGAGAACAGCCTCCAGGCGGTCGACGGGATCTCCGGCGTCACCTCGAAGGCTTCCGAGGGCAGCGCCGTGATCATGGCGTCCTTCGACTACGGCAACGGCACCCAGCAACTCGTCGCCGACGTCCAGCAGGCCGTCAACCGCGCCCGCGCCATGCTCCCGGCCGGGGTGGACCCGCAGGTCGTCTCCGGTTCCACGGACGACATCCCGACCGTGGTCCTCGCCGTCACCTCCGACAAGGACCAGCAGGCCCTGGCCGACCAGCTCGACAAGGCCGTCGTCCCGGAGCTGAAGGGCATCGACGGCGTCGCCCAGGCCGTGATCGACGGCGTCCGCGACGTCCAGATCACCGTCACCCCGGACCCGGCGAAGCTGGCGAAGGCGAAGCTCGCCCCGCAGGCGATCGGGCAGGCCCTCCAGGCGGGCGGCGCGACCGTCCCCGCGGGCTCCTTCGACGAGGCCGGCGCCAACCGCACCGTGCAGGTCGGCGGCGGCTTCACCTCCCTGGAGCAGATCCGGGACCTGCGCGTCGCCGGCCAGGGCGGCGGCAAGCCGGTACGCCTCGGCGACGTGGCCGAGGTCGAGCAGCAGGAGGCCCGCGCCGACTCCCTGACCCGCACCAACGGCAGGCCGAGCCTGGCCGTCGCGCTCACCATGGACCACGACGGCAGCGCGGTCTCGATCTCGCGGGCGGTCGAGGACATGCTGCCCGAGCTGCGCGAGTCGCTCGGCTCCGGCGCCACGCTCACCGTGGTCAGCGACCAGGGACCGGCGGTCTCCAAGGCCATCGAGGGCCTGACCACGGAGGGCGCGCTCGGTCTGGTCTTCGCCGTCCTGGTGATCCTGGTCTTCCTCGCCTCGGTCCGCTCCACGCTGGTCACGGCGGTCTCCATCCCGCTGTCGGTGGTGCTGGCGCTGATCGTGCTGTGGACCCGCGACCTGTCGCTCAACATGCTGACGCTGGGCGCGCTGACCATCGCCGTCGGCCGCGTCGTCGACGACTCGATCGTGGTCCTGGAGAACATCAAGCGGCACCTGGGCTACGGCGAGGAGCGGCGCGAGGCCATCCTCAAGGCCGTGCGCGAGGTGGCCGGCGCGGTCACCTCCTCGACCCTCACCACGGTCGCCGTCTTCCTGCCGATCGGCCTGGTCGGCGGCATGGTCGGCGAGCTGTTCGGCTCGTTCAGCCTGACCGTCACCGCCGCGCTGCTGGCCTCGCTGCTGGTGTCGCTCACCGTGATCCCGGTCCTGTCGTACTGGTTCGTGCGGCCCCCGAAGGGCACCCCCGAGGACGCGGCGGAGGCCCGCCGGGTGGCCGAGGAGAAGGAGGCGCGCAGCCGTCTGCAGCGCCTGTACATCCCGGTCCTGCGCTTCGCCACGCGGCGCCGGCTGACCAGCCTGGGCATCGCCGTCGCGGTACTGCTCGCCACCTTCGGCATGGCCCCGCTGCTGAAGACGAACTTCTTCGACCCGGGCGAGCAGAAGGTCCTCAGCATCAAGCAGGTACTGAAGCCGGGCACCAGCCTGGCGGCCACCGACGAGCAGGCCGCGAAGGTCGAGCGGCTCCTGTCGGAGACCAAGGGCGTCAAGGACCACCAGGTCACCATCGGCTCCTCCGGCTTCATGGCGGCCTTCGGCGGCGGTACGGACAGCAACCAGGCCAGCCACCAGGTGATGCTGGAGGACTCGGCCTCCTCCGAGAAGGTCCGCACCGCGCTGGAGGAGGGTCTCGCCCGGCTCGACGGCATCGGCACCACCACGGTGTCGACCGGTGACGGCTTCGGCAGCCAGGACCTGAGCGTCGTCGTCAAGGCGTCCGACGCGAAGGTGCTGCGCGAGGCGACGGAGCGGGTCCGCGAGACGGTCGCCGGGCTCGACGACGTCACGGACGTCACCAGCGACCTGGCGCAGAGCGTGCCGCGGATCTCGGTCACCGCCAACGAGCGTGCCGCCGAGGCCGGTTTCACCGAGCAGACGCTCGGCGCGGCCGTCGCCCAGGCGGTGCGCGGCACCCCGGTGGCCAAGGCGGTCGTGGACGACGCCGAGCGCGACGTGGTGATCCGCTCCGCGCAGTCCGCCCGGACGCTCGCCGAGCTGAAGGCGCTGCCCCTCGGCCCGGTGAAGCTGGGCGACATCGCCACGGTCGAGCTGGTGGACGGCCCGGTGTCGATGACCCGGATCGACGGCCAGCGCGCGGCGACGGTCACCGCCCGCCCCACCGGCGACAACACCGGCGCGGTGAGCGCGACCCTCCAGACGGAGATCGCCGGGCTCAAGCTGCCGGCCGGCGCCACGGCCGAGATCGGCGGCGTCAGCGCCGACCAGGACGAGGCGTTCGCGAGCCTGTTCCTGGCCATGCTGGCCGCGGTCGCCATCGTGTTCATGCTGCTGGTCGGCACCTTCCGGTCGCTGGCCCAGCCGCTGATCCTGCTGGTGTCCATCCCGTTCGCGGCGACCGGCGCCCTCGGCCTGCTGCTCGTCACCGGCACCCCGATGGGCGTCCCGGCGATGATCGGCATGCTGATGCTCATCGGCATCGTGGTCACCAACGCGATCGTGCTGATCGACCTGATCAACCAGTACCGCGCGCGGGGCCACGGCATCGTCGAGGCGGTGATCGAGGGCGGCCGGCACCGGCTGCGGCCCATCCTCATGACCGCGCTGGCGACGATCTTCGCCCTGCTGCCGATGGCGCTGGGCGTCACCGGCGAGGGCGGCTTCATCGCCCAGCCGCTGGCCGTGGTGGTGATCGGCGGTCTGATCACGTCGACCCTGCTGACGCTGCTGCTGGTCCCGACGCTCTACGCCATGCTGGAACTGGGCAAGGAGCGCCGGGCGAAGAAGCGCGCGGCCAGG
- a CDS encoding response regulator transcription factor, with amino-acid sequence MTIRVLLADDQALLRSAFRVLVDSEPDMEVVGEASEGAEAARLAAAHRPDVVLMDIRMPGTDGLAATRMISSDPALGRVKVVILTTFEVDEYVVGALRAGASGFLGKGAEPGELLNAIRVAAGGDALLSPAATKGLIARFLAQEGPGGADRDPRRAERLAALTGREREVLVQVAGGHSNDEIAERLTVSPLTVKTHVNRAMAKLGARDRAQLVVIAYESGLVRPRVD; translated from the coding sequence ATGACGATCCGTGTCCTGCTCGCCGACGACCAGGCCCTGCTGCGCAGCGCCTTCAGGGTGCTGGTCGACTCCGAGCCCGACATGGAGGTCGTCGGGGAGGCGTCCGAGGGGGCCGAGGCGGCCCGGCTGGCGGCCGCGCACCGGCCCGACGTGGTCCTCATGGACATCCGCATGCCCGGCACCGACGGCCTCGCCGCCACCCGCATGATCAGCTCCGATCCGGCGCTCGGCCGGGTCAAGGTGGTCATCCTGACCACCTTCGAGGTCGACGAGTACGTGGTGGGCGCGCTGCGCGCGGGCGCCTCCGGCTTCCTCGGCAAGGGCGCCGAGCCCGGCGAACTGCTCAACGCGATCCGTGTCGCGGCCGGCGGCGACGCGCTGCTCTCCCCGGCCGCCACCAAGGGGCTGATCGCCCGCTTCCTCGCCCAGGAGGGCCCCGGCGGCGCCGACCGCGACCCGCGCCGCGCCGAACGCCTCGCCGCGCTGACCGGCCGCGAGCGCGAGGTGCTGGTGCAGGTCGCCGGCGGGCACTCCAACGACGAGATCGCCGAACGCCTCACCGTCAGCCCGCTCACCGTCAAGACCCACGTCAACCGGGCGATGGCCAAGCTGGGCGCCCGCGACCGCGCCCAACTCGTGGTGATCGCGTACGAATCGGGCCTGGTCCGTCCGAGGGTGGACTGA
- a CDS encoding sensor histidine kinase, translated as MSTLARARCRIGAHPSALDAALAALVLGCMVAGTFMDRHGPDGVTWGVRAPDPLSLLLMVLGAAALAFRRRAPLAVLAVTGGLSVLECLTGEPRAPVVMSAVVALYTVAARTDRPTTWRAGLLTMTVLTGAAMLAGPPPWYAQENLAVFAWTGIGATAGDAVRSRRAFVHAIRERAEKAERTREEEARRRVAEERLRIARDLHDVVAHHIALVNVQAGVAAHVMDRRPDQAKEALAHVRAAGRSALEELRATVGLLRQSGDPEAPTEPAPGLDRLDELVATFRNAGMRVEVARADQGTVLPTAADLAAYRIIQEALTNVRKHAGADAAAEVSVVRVGTDVEVTVLDDGTGEPAPDAAPDGGGHGLLGMRERVTAVRGTLTTGPRYGGGFRVHAILPVGSRTDTAQEPA; from the coding sequence GTGAGTACCCTCGCGCGTGCACGGTGCCGCATCGGAGCGCATCCCTCGGCGCTGGACGCGGCCCTCGCGGCGCTCGTCCTGGGCTGCATGGTGGCCGGCACCTTCATGGACCGGCACGGACCCGACGGCGTCACCTGGGGCGTGCGCGCCCCCGACCCGCTCAGCCTGCTCCTCATGGTGCTCGGCGCCGCCGCCCTCGCCTTCCGCCGCCGCGCCCCGCTGGCGGTCCTCGCCGTCACCGGCGGCCTCTCGGTCCTCGAGTGCCTCACCGGCGAGCCGCGCGCCCCCGTCGTGATGTCCGCGGTCGTCGCCCTCTACACCGTCGCCGCCCGCACCGACCGCCCCACCACCTGGCGGGCCGGCCTGCTCACCATGACCGTGCTCACCGGCGCCGCCATGCTCGCCGGACCCCCGCCCTGGTACGCGCAGGAGAACCTCGCCGTCTTCGCCTGGACCGGCATCGGCGCCACCGCCGGGGACGCCGTGCGCAGCCGCCGGGCCTTCGTGCACGCCATCCGCGAACGGGCCGAGAAGGCCGAGCGGACCCGCGAGGAGGAGGCCCGCCGCCGCGTCGCCGAGGAGCGGCTGCGCATCGCCCGCGACCTGCACGACGTCGTCGCCCACCACATCGCCCTGGTCAACGTGCAGGCCGGCGTGGCCGCCCACGTCATGGACCGGCGCCCGGACCAGGCCAAGGAGGCCCTCGCCCACGTCCGCGCGGCCGGCCGCTCCGCGCTGGAGGAACTGCGCGCCACCGTCGGCCTGCTCCGCCAGTCCGGCGACCCCGAGGCGCCGACCGAGCCCGCCCCCGGACTCGACCGCCTCGACGAACTCGTCGCCACCTTCCGCAACGCCGGGATGCGCGTCGAGGTGGCCCGCGCCGACCAGGGCACAGTCCTGCCCACCGCCGCCGACCTCGCCGCCTACCGGATCATCCAGGAGGCCCTGACCAACGTGCGCAAGCACGCCGGGGCCGACGCCGCCGCCGAGGTCAGCGTCGTACGCGTCGGCACGGACGTCGAGGTGACCGTCCTCGACGACGGCACCGGCGAACCCGCCCCCGACGCCGCCCCCGACGGCGGTGGACACGGGCTGCTCGGCATGCGCGAGCGCGTCACCGCGGTCCGCGGAACCCTCACCACCGGCCCCCGCTACGGGGGCGGTTTCCGGGTCCATGCGATCCTTCCGGTCGGCAGCCGCACCGACACCGCGCAGGAGCCCGCATGA